A single window of Nicotiana sylvestris chromosome 5, ASM39365v2, whole genome shotgun sequence DNA harbors:
- the LOC104214490 gene encoding shikimate kinase, chloroplastic isoform X1 yields the protein MEARVSQSLQLSSWIKSDKVVRKPGGCLRFSVKWNEKLMHRTVISCHLQPRKANRRVALKVSCSSHNVQASVLESECITASTDEIETLKNKSEEVEEYLDGRCIYLVGMMGSGKTTVGRILAETLGYSFFDCDRLIEQAVGGTTVAEIFKLHGESFFRDNETEVLHKLSAMHRLVVSTGGGAVVRPINWRHMHKGISVWLDVPLDALAKRITAEGTKSRPLLHEESGDIYDKTLKRLTTLMETRGANYANASARVSLENIAVKKGKDVCHITPTEITLEVLIQIENLKKQESVVVL from the exons ATGGAGGCTAGAGTTTCGCAGAGCCTTCAGTTGTCGTCATGGATTAAATCGGATAAGGTAGTAAGGAAACCCGGTGGTTGCTTGCGTTTCTCTGTGAAATGGAATGAAAAACTGATGCATCGTACAGTCATATCCTGCCATTTACAGCCTAGAAAAGCTAATAGACGAGTAGCATTGAAGGTTTCATGTTCTTCTCATAATGTTCAAG CTTCAGTTCTGGAGTCTGAATGTATTACTGCATCAACTGATGAAATCGAGACATTGAAG AATAAATCAGAAGAGGTTGAAGAATATCTAGATGGACGATGTATTTACCTCGTTG GAATGATGGGCTCAGGCAAAACAACTGTGGGCCGGATTTTGGCAGAAACACTGGGATATTCCTTTTTTGACTG TGATAGGCTGATAGAGCAGGCTGTTGGTGGAACTACTGTAGCTGAAATCTTCAAGCTCCATGGAGAGAGCTTCTTTAGGGACAATGAG ACGGAGGTATTGCACAAGTTGTCTGCGATGCATCGGCTTGTTGTTTCAACAGGTGGAGGTGCAGTTGTTCGTCCCATTAATTG GAGACATATGCACAAGGGTATTAGTGTTTGGTTAGATGTTCCTTTAGATGCTTTGGCCAAGAGAATTACTGCTGAAGGAACTAAATCTCGCCCCCTATTACATGAAGAATCAGGAGACATTTATGATAAG ACTTTGAAGCGGTTAACTACTTTAATGGAGACAAGGGGTGCAAATTATGCCAATGCAAGTGCCAGGGTTTCACTAGAAA ATATTGCAGTGAAAAAGGGAAAAGATGTCTGCCATATTACACCTACTGAAATTACTCTAGAG GTTCTTATACAAATTGAGAACTTAAAGAAACAAGAGAGCGTAGTTGTGCTATAA
- the LOC104214490 gene encoding shikimate kinase, chloroplastic isoform X2: MEARVSQSLQLSSWIKSDKVVRKPGGCLRFSVKWNEKLMHRTVISCHLQPRKANRRVALKVSCSSHNVQVLESECITASTDEIETLKNKSEEVEEYLDGRCIYLVGMMGSGKTTVGRILAETLGYSFFDCDRLIEQAVGGTTVAEIFKLHGESFFRDNETEVLHKLSAMHRLVVSTGGGAVVRPINWRHMHKGISVWLDVPLDALAKRITAEGTKSRPLLHEESGDIYDKTLKRLTTLMETRGANYANASARVSLENIAVKKGKDVCHITPTEITLEVLIQIENLKKQESVVVL, encoded by the exons ATGGAGGCTAGAGTTTCGCAGAGCCTTCAGTTGTCGTCATGGATTAAATCGGATAAGGTAGTAAGGAAACCCGGTGGTTGCTTGCGTTTCTCTGTGAAATGGAATGAAAAACTGATGCATCGTACAGTCATATCCTGCCATTTACAGCCTAGAAAAGCTAATAGACGAGTAGCATTGAAGGTTTCATGTTCTTCTCATAATGTTCAAG TTCTGGAGTCTGAATGTATTACTGCATCAACTGATGAAATCGAGACATTGAAG AATAAATCAGAAGAGGTTGAAGAATATCTAGATGGACGATGTATTTACCTCGTTG GAATGATGGGCTCAGGCAAAACAACTGTGGGCCGGATTTTGGCAGAAACACTGGGATATTCCTTTTTTGACTG TGATAGGCTGATAGAGCAGGCTGTTGGTGGAACTACTGTAGCTGAAATCTTCAAGCTCCATGGAGAGAGCTTCTTTAGGGACAATGAG ACGGAGGTATTGCACAAGTTGTCTGCGATGCATCGGCTTGTTGTTTCAACAGGTGGAGGTGCAGTTGTTCGTCCCATTAATTG GAGACATATGCACAAGGGTATTAGTGTTTGGTTAGATGTTCCTTTAGATGCTTTGGCCAAGAGAATTACTGCTGAAGGAACTAAATCTCGCCCCCTATTACATGAAGAATCAGGAGACATTTATGATAAG ACTTTGAAGCGGTTAACTACTTTAATGGAGACAAGGGGTGCAAATTATGCCAATGCAAGTGCCAGGGTTTCACTAGAAA ATATTGCAGTGAAAAAGGGAAAAGATGTCTGCCATATTACACCTACTGAAATTACTCTAGAG GTTCTTATACAAATTGAGAACTTAAAGAAACAAGAGAGCGTAGTTGTGCTATAA
- the LOC104214489 gene encoding protein YELLOW LEAF 1, choloroplastic-like — MLSTASTTMSAVTLPIVRAGDKQFKPIVSVPAGLQPLCMQSQVINSRRRLISRVQEKRASIICSAALSARCAEGQTQTVTREQSTITVAPVQGKEKSPALDDGGSGFPPRDDDGGGGGGGGGGGNWKGGFFFFGFLAFLGFLKDQEDEGPYRDQRRR, encoded by the exons ATGTTGTCAACCGCTAGTACCACTATGAGTGCAGTTACTTTGCCAATAG TGAGAGCTGGGGATAAGCAATTCAAGCCAATAGTATCTGTTCCTGCTGGCCTCCAGCCGCTTTGCATGCAGTCTCAAGTCATTAACAGCAGAAGACGCTTGATAAGTCGTGTCCAAGAAAAGCGTGCCTCAATAATATGTTCTGCTGCTTTG AGTGCCAGATGTGCTGAAGGCCAGACGCAGACGGTCACACGGGAACAATCAACAATTACAGTTGCACCAGTTCAAG GTAAGGAAAAGTCTCCTGCACTGGATGATGGGGGGTCTGGGTTTCCCCCTCGTGATGATGATGGTGGCGGAGGTGGAGGTGGGGGTGGCGGAGGCAATTGGAAAGGTGGGTTCTTCTTTTTCGGTTTTCTTGCTTTCCTAGGGTTCTTGAAGGACCAGGAGGATGAAGGACCCTACCGGGATcaacggagaagatga